AGCGCGAAGTGGCGGAAGTTCTGGAGATGCCTCTGACGCATTTGCTCGACGCGGGAAATTACGGAGTGCATCCTTACCGCCGCGGCGAATTGGAGTTCTCGGCGCCGCACGTCGCCTGGGGTAATTACCGCGTATGGGGCGCGACTTGTATCATTTTGGCCGAGCTGGTCGCGATTCTAGCGGAACTGCCGCGCGGCGCTTTAGAGCCAACGACCGGGTTGTCCGCGCCGCCGGGTGACGTCTAGCGACTCCGGTTTACCCAGCGGCTCTCGTGACCGGCCTCGCATGGCCTTTTCAACCGCTCCGCGATACAGTTTCTGCGTGCGAGCGCTTATTTGGTCCCTCACTGATCGGTCGCGTTGCGAGTATCCGCCCACGCTCATCATTTTCTCATGAATTCCGCGATCACGCCCCGGGCCGTCGTCTTCGATCTCGACGGCCTGATGTTCAATACCGAGGAGCTTTATCAGGACGTCGGCGCCGAGCTGTTGCGCCGCCGGGGCTGCGACTTCGGCGCCGATCTGCTCGATGCCATGATGGGGCGCCCGAATCACGTTGCCTTGCAAATCATGATCGACTGGCACGATCTATCGGCCACGGTCGACGAGCTGTCGCGCGAAACGGATGAAATTTTCCCGGCCATTCTCGATGCTCGGCTGGAACCGATGCCGGGCCTGCTCGACCTGCTCGCCGCGCTTGAGCGTCATGGCATCCCCAAGGCCATCGCCACCAGCAGCCGGCGCTCGTTCGTCGAGGATGTGCTGTCGCGCTTTGCCCTGGTGCCGCGCTTCGACTTTATGCTGACGTCCGAAAGCGTGACGCAAGGCAAACCGCATCCCGAGATTTATCAGAAGGCGGCCGCGGCGTTTGGCCTTTCCCCGCGCGAGATGGCGGTCCTGGAAGACAGCGCCAACGGCTGTAAAGCCGCGGTCACGGCCGGTGCGCGCGTGGTGGCGGTGCCCGGTGGTCACAGCCTGAACCATGACTTTACAGGCGCCGAGTTCGTGGCGCAAAGTCTTGGCGATCAACGCATCTACGCCATGCTCGGCCTGGCGGCGCCCCAGGCCCGACCCTCGTCTTGACGCTAGCAGCAGAGCGTTGCTAGACTCCGCCGCCCATTCAGGGGAGCGACAAAAAGTGCGCTCGCTTTGTCGGCATCGAGCGTCACCCGGCGCGCCGCCGGCGACAACAGAACGGCGATCGCGGCTGTTAGTTCAGGGCGGTCGTCGGCCACACGACAGGCCAGGACAGGGCTCAATCATCCAAGGACAGGTGAACTTGATGTCGAGAACGATGGCGGTCATTCAACCACGCGGCACCACGGCCGGATGCAAGCCGCATCACGCGCGCAAGCTGGGCGGACAATCACTTATGGAACGCGTGGTGCGCCGCGTGACCGATTGCGAGCGGCTGGAACGCGTCGTGGTCGTGGTCAGCGACCGCCCCGAAGACGAAGAAATCTTCAACCTGGTACCGCGCGACGTGGCCGTCTTCGTCAGCCAGCGGCACGACGCGCTGGCGCGTGTCAGCGACGCGGTCGACCATTTCCGGCCTGACGCCGTCGTGTGCGTGCCGGCCGATCAGCCGTGCATCGACCCGGACTTCGTCGATCGTTTGATTATCACGGCCGGCGAGCATCCGACGTGCGACTACATCAGCTACAGCTCGCGCGACGGGCAGCCGGCGATCCTGTCGCCGTTGGGGGTGTTTGCCGAATGGTGTCGGTCGAGCGCCTTGAGGCGCGCCGACCGCGAAGCCACGAGCGCGAGCGATCGCGAGGAAGTGACGCGATACCTGTATTCGCACCCCGAGATCTTTCGGCTTCGCCTGATTCCGGTCCCCACGGAGCTGGATCGAGACGATCTGCGCCTGACCGTTGAACACGAGGAAGACTGGGACCACTTGCACACGATCTACGACGCGCTCGGGCACGAGGGTTTCGAATGGCGGCAGATCACGGATTTGCTGCATCGCAACCCGCAAGTGCTGGCGCGAATGGCACATTTGAACCGCGAGTTTGCGACGCGCTAGTTTGAGGTGGCGGTTGTCCATCGCCGGCCGGATGCCAGGGGCGTCCGGCGGCTTGCAGGCGGCTTAGCAGCCGAGAGAGGAACTGAACACCAAGCGGCCGGCCGACGGATGTTCGTGGAGCCTGGCCCGATTGCGGCGCACCAGCCCTGGAAAGGATTCCAAGATGGGTGCGAAAACAGAGACGTATTTGACGCCCGCGGAACCGGGGCTTGCTCTTGGCAGCGCGGCCTGGAGTGCGCCGCAATCGCCCGAGTTTTCGGCGGCACCAGTGACGCGCGCTCGGCTGAGTGTTCCCCCCTCGTCGGTCGCGCCAAGCGCGCCTTCGATCCAGGTGGTGCTGTTTGACGTCGACGATGTGCTGTACGACGCGTCGAGCTGGGAGCGCTGGCTGGCCCAGATGTTCGCGCGACTATCGCCGCGCTCGGAAGCCGATTTCGCGGAAGCGTGGCAAGATGTCTTCTTGCCGACGGTCCATCGGGGGGAGCAGGATTTTCACGCCGCGCTGGCCGGCTGTTTGAAAGCGATCGGCCTCGCGGCTCGTCACATCGACGAGATCGTCGCCGCTAGTCGCGGTCAACGGCGCAAAGCTCAAACCAATGTTCGGCCATTTCCCGCGGTGCGCACCACGCTCACGCGGCTGCAGTCGGCGGGGATCGGCCGGGCTGTGCTGGCCAATACCGACCGTTCGGCACAAACGCTGCGCATGCAACTCGACCGTCTTCGCCTGACAGGCCTCTTCGACCAGGTGCTCACTTCGACGGAATTGTCTGCCAGTCTGACTGACGTGGCAGCTTTCTCGCAAGCGCTGCAGGTCGTGAATTGCGCGGCGGAGGAAGCAATCTTTGTTACCCACCACGTTCGCGCCTTGTCGGCGGCCCAGAGCGCGGGCCTGCGTACGGCGGGGTTCAACGTTCGTCAGGGTGCCTGCGGCGCGAAGTGCATCGATCGTTTCGAGGAACTGCTTTTTATCGTGCTCGCGCAGGTCGAGTCGACTGAGGAAAAACGCTGCGCCGGCTGAGTCGCCTGCCGGCCGCCGATGCCCTCGCATCAGCTACGCTTGACACACCCGGGAAGGAATCCACGCATGCGCGCGCCCTTGGGCACCTCGAACGACGACGGAACGCCGACTTTGTATCGCGCCGCGGCGGCGCGCCGCTTTCGTATGGTCGGACCGCTGGGCAGCTATCGCACCAAGGACGATGCGGATTCGATTTCTCCTCTGCCGCGCTGGACGCGCTGGGTGATGATCGGCTGGATGATTGGCGCGGTGGCCGCCTACTCGATCATCCTGGCGCGCTACTGGGAATAGGGGCTCTCCCCCTTGCTCGTATCGACAAGGTCGGCGAGAAAGCCGGGCTCACGCCCACGATCCGCCCCTCCTTGTCCGGCTCTCAGGTCCGCACTTCGCAGGCATCGCACGGCTAGCAGCCTGTTGAAGAACTCAACGGGCTGCGACATCGCAGGGATGCGATGGCAAAATACCGACGTAAGTCGTTATTTTGCGAGCCGTGCGAAGCTTTGCTTCGCACTTGGCGAGGTTGAAAAAAGCCACGAGGGCTTTTTTCAACAGGCTGCTAGGACGCCAGTGGGTTGCGCGGTGTAACTCGCGCGGCACTCTTCGGTCGGCCTCTCCCGGTTTTTTTCAAGCCGGCCGCTTGCTGCGCCCGATGGACTCTCTTAGAATGGAAGGGACTTGAGAATGAGTCTCAATAACAACACGTAAGATAGATAGCTGCCGTGGACGATTGCATTCCGCTCGAGAATCTGGAAGTCGGCGCTTCCGGCGCCATCGCGGCGGTCGTGGGCCGTGGCGAATTGCTGCACCGCCTGGACGAGATCGGTCTGCGTCCGGGGGCCGAAGTGCAAATGGTGCAGGCGGGACGCCCGTGCATCGTGCGGGTCAATGGCCAACGGCTGTGCCTGCGGGCCGATGAGTTATCGCACGTGCTGGTACGATCGGGAGTGCTGGCGTGAACCGGCTGGCCGACCTCCCCGTGGGAAGCAAGGCTCGCGTCGTCAAGGTGACGGGCGACGACGAAATCTCCTGGCGATTGCTCGAGATGGGACTGACGCCGGGCGTCGACGTCGAACTGCTGGGAACCGCGCCCTTGGGAGACCCGCTCGAATTCGATGTGCGCGGCTACCACCTGAGTGTTCGCCGCAGCGAAGCGCAACGTGTCGAGATCGAGTCTCTATAAGTACATGCCTCGCAGGTGGTCGCCGCGCCGCGGCATTGCGACGGCCGACTAACGCCCCGCCTGCCGAATCGCTTTTCCTTGCCACCAGCCATGACGCGAAGTGACCCATCGACCGTCTGTGTCGCGCTCATCGGCAATCCGAACACGGGCAAGTCCACGCTCTTTAGCGCCCTGGCCGGCGTGCGGCAACGGGTGGGAAATTATCCGGGGGTGACCGTCGAGAAGAAGATCGGTCATTTGACGCACGGGAACGAGCGCTTCACGCTCATCGACCTGCCCGGAACGTACAGCCTGGCGCCGCGGTCGCCGGATGAAATGGTGGCGGTCGATGTCTTGTTAGGGCGCCGTGACGATGCGCCGCGCCCGGACGTCGTGTTGTGTATTGTCGACGCCAGCAACTTGCAGCGCAACTTGTACGTCGTGAGCCAGGCGCTGGAGCTAGGACTGCCGACGATCGTGGCGCTCAACATGATCGACGTGGCGCGGGCGCGCGGCATGTCGATCGACGTTCCGCGGCTGTCACAAAGTCTGGGTGTTCCCGTGATTGCGGTGCAGGCCAATCG
This genomic stretch from Pirellulales bacterium harbors:
- a CDS encoding HAD family phosphatase — translated: MNSAITPRAVVFDLDGLMFNTEELYQDVGAELLRRRGCDFGADLLDAMMGRPNHVALQIMIDWHDLSATVDELSRETDEIFPAILDARLEPMPGLLDLLAALERHGIPKAIATSSRRSFVEDVLSRFALVPRFDFMLTSESVTQGKPHPEIYQKAAAAFGLSPREMAVLEDSANGCKAAVTAGARVVAVPGGHSLNHDFTGAEFVAQSLGDQRIYAMLGLAAPQARPSS
- a CDS encoding NTP transferase domain-containing protein, which encodes MSRTMAVIQPRGTTAGCKPHHARKLGGQSLMERVVRRVTDCERLERVVVVVSDRPEDEEIFNLVPRDVAVFVSQRHDALARVSDAVDHFRPDAVVCVPADQPCIDPDFVDRLIITAGEHPTCDYISYSSRDGQPAILSPLGVFAEWCRSSALRRADREATSASDREEVTRYLYSHPEIFRLRLIPVPTELDRDDLRLTVEHEEDWDHLHTIYDALGHEGFEWRQITDLLHRNPQVLARMAHLNREFATR
- a CDS encoding HAD family hydrolase, with the translated sequence MGAKTETYLTPAEPGLALGSAAWSAPQSPEFSAAPVTRARLSVPPSSVAPSAPSIQVVLFDVDDVLYDASSWERWLAQMFARLSPRSEADFAEAWQDVFLPTVHRGEQDFHAALAGCLKAIGLAARHIDEIVAASRGQRRKAQTNVRPFPAVRTTLTRLQSAGIGRAVLANTDRSAQTLRMQLDRLRLTGLFDQVLTSTELSASLTDVAAFSQALQVVNCAAEEAIFVTHHVRALSAAQSAGLRTAGFNVRQGACGAKCIDRFEELLFIVLAQVESTEEKRCAG
- a CDS encoding FeoA family protein; this translates as MDDCIPLENLEVGASGAIAAVVGRGELLHRLDEIGLRPGAEVQMVQAGRPCIVRVNGQRLCLRADELSHVLVRSGVLA
- a CDS encoding ferrous iron transport protein A encodes the protein MNRLADLPVGSKARVVKVTGDDEISWRLLEMGLTPGVDVELLGTAPLGDPLEFDVRGYHLSVRRSEAQRVEIESL